In a single window of the Gossypium hirsutum isolate 1008001.06 chromosome A13, Gossypium_hirsutum_v2.1, whole genome shotgun sequence genome:
- the LOC107894038 gene encoding uncharacterized protein isoform X1, with protein MLMERERRNGINTIEQYSYDTNGHYSHFCNDYSLLEKDKILNLPSSTIPSAGFIEHPVSRFDTLAGVAIKYGVEVADIKRMNGLVTDLQMFALKTLQIPLPGRHPPSPCLSNDSTTPGRQSSANESPAKNLPVDWLDSFQSLRLKSPRRVSPAMSSLQGYYGLRPTEKKTMPEGFEMALYRKGEADYLEDGLFLKPSSSNPLSMLKRKSRSVANGFYDENGEILVDIMSAGEGKEGEPDNKSNEKLIRRRQKSEADFTARLLKEDNTGNAGFPAITAKQLALRSKAGSRMNSAAVDGFNVAATILGEECMVNGYGEVRKSSSTSCLHDHQENSSNIGSSSFSSLWPVASKWSLKPDLQALSTAGIKRPIFDGFTKPMPARKNKAALD; from the exons ATgctgatggaaagggagaggcgGAATGGCATCAATACAATTGAACAGTACAGTTACGATACGAATGGCCATTACAGTCATTTTTGCAATGATTATAGTCTATTAGAAAAGGATAAGATTCTAAATTTACCCTCTTCAACGATACCGTCCGCCGGTTTCATTGAACATCCCGTTTCCCGGTTCGATACCCTCGCCGGCGTCGCCATCAAGTACGGCGTTGAG GTAGCTGACATAAAAAGGATGAATGGACTGGTTACAGATCTTCAAATGTTTGCTCTTAAGACACTCCAGATCCCTTTACCAGGGCGGCATCCACCATCACCTTGCTTGTCAAATGATTCCACCACACCAGG CAGGCAAAGCAGTGCCAATGAATCCCCAGCAAAAAATTTGCCAGTCGATTGGCTCGACTCGTTCCAGTCTTTGAGATTGAAGAGTCCTCGAAGGGTCTCCCCAGCAATGAGCTCATTGCAAGGGTACTATGGCCTTAGACCAACAGAAAAAAAGACCATGCCCGAAGGTTTTGAAATGGCACTATACAGGAAGGGTGAAGCTGATTATTTGGAAGATGGTCTGTTCCTTAAACCCTCCTCTTCCAACCCTCTTTCGATGCTTAAACGGAAGTCTAGAAGTGTAGCTAATGGATTTTACGATGAGAATGGTGAAATCCTGGTAGATATCATGTCTGCAGGAGAGGGCAAAGAAGGTGAACCTGATAATAAATCCAATGAGAAACTTATTAGAAGACGGCAGAAATCCGAGGCTGACTTCACTGCCCGCCTATTGAAGGAAGATAACACTGGCAATGCAGGGTTTCCAGCGATAACTGCGAAACAGCTGGCACTGAGATCAAAAGCAGGAAGCCGGATGAATTCCGCGGCAGTCGACGGGTTCAACGTGGCAGCAACGATTTTAGGAGAAGAATGCATGGTCAATGGATATGGGGAAGTGAGGAAATCATCGAGCACATCTTGTTTGCACGATCATCAGGAAAACAGCAGCAATATTGGTAGTAGTAGTTTTTCATCTCTGTGGCCGGTAGCGTCAAAATGGAGCTTGAAGCCTGATTTGCAAGCACTTTCAACTGCAGGCATCAAGAGACCTATTTTTGATGGATTTACGAAACCCATGCCCGCTCGTAAAAACAAAGCGGCGCTTGATTAG
- the LOC107894038 gene encoding uncharacterized protein isoform X2 — protein MLMERERRNGINTIEQYSYDTNGHYSHFCNDYSLLEKDKILNLPSSTIPSAGFIEHPVSRFDTLAGVAIKYGVEVADIKRMNGLVTDLQMFALKTLQIPLPGRHPPSPCLSNDSTTPGQSSANESPAKNLPVDWLDSFQSLRLKSPRRVSPAMSSLQGYYGLRPTEKKTMPEGFEMALYRKGEADYLEDGLFLKPSSSNPLSMLKRKSRSVANGFYDENGEILVDIMSAGEGKEGEPDNKSNEKLIRRRQKSEADFTARLLKEDNTGNAGFPAITAKQLALRSKAGSRMNSAAVDGFNVAATILGEECMVNGYGEVRKSSSTSCLHDHQENSSNIGSSSFSSLWPVASKWSLKPDLQALSTAGIKRPIFDGFTKPMPARKNKAALD, from the exons ATgctgatggaaagggagaggcgGAATGGCATCAATACAATTGAACAGTACAGTTACGATACGAATGGCCATTACAGTCATTTTTGCAATGATTATAGTCTATTAGAAAAGGATAAGATTCTAAATTTACCCTCTTCAACGATACCGTCCGCCGGTTTCATTGAACATCCCGTTTCCCGGTTCGATACCCTCGCCGGCGTCGCCATCAAGTACGGCGTTGAG GTAGCTGACATAAAAAGGATGAATGGACTGGTTACAGATCTTCAAATGTTTGCTCTTAAGACACTCCAGATCCCTTTACCAGGGCGGCATCCACCATCACCTTGCTTGTCAAATGATTCCACCACACCAGG GCAAAGCAGTGCCAATGAATCCCCAGCAAAAAATTTGCCAGTCGATTGGCTCGACTCGTTCCAGTCTTTGAGATTGAAGAGTCCTCGAAGGGTCTCCCCAGCAATGAGCTCATTGCAAGGGTACTATGGCCTTAGACCAACAGAAAAAAAGACCATGCCCGAAGGTTTTGAAATGGCACTATACAGGAAGGGTGAAGCTGATTATTTGGAAGATGGTCTGTTCCTTAAACCCTCCTCTTCCAACCCTCTTTCGATGCTTAAACGGAAGTCTAGAAGTGTAGCTAATGGATTTTACGATGAGAATGGTGAAATCCTGGTAGATATCATGTCTGCAGGAGAGGGCAAAGAAGGTGAACCTGATAATAAATCCAATGAGAAACTTATTAGAAGACGGCAGAAATCCGAGGCTGACTTCACTGCCCGCCTATTGAAGGAAGATAACACTGGCAATGCAGGGTTTCCAGCGATAACTGCGAAACAGCTGGCACTGAGATCAAAAGCAGGAAGCCGGATGAATTCCGCGGCAGTCGACGGGTTCAACGTGGCAGCAACGATTTTAGGAGAAGAATGCATGGTCAATGGATATGGGGAAGTGAGGAAATCATCGAGCACATCTTGTTTGCACGATCATCAGGAAAACAGCAGCAATATTGGTAGTAGTAGTTTTTCATCTCTGTGGCCGGTAGCGTCAAAATGGAGCTTGAAGCCTGATTTGCAAGCACTTTCAACTGCAGGCATCAAGAGACCTATTTTTGATGGATTTACGAAACCCATGCCCGCTCGTAAAAACAAAGCGGCGCTTGATTAG